The Agarilytica rhodophyticola genome has a window encoding:
- a CDS encoding flagellar protein MotY has protein sequence MRILLCIVVGCCCCRLFAEEALVTYTNAINASSWTSKLSVFECRMEHSVPYYGQAVFRTKAGESSRFYLNAQSSRFKAGKAEVVSTSPVWMAQSQLSSLGDVAVKRGRRPLWIGTKKTEKMLSELNRGKDIEFMRDAWYENETEKPMRLVVGTIGFREEYRKYLKCLAGLLPANFDQLRRTSLYFEPGIPVESGKLTRANMRVLDKVLMLVKHDSEINRFYIDGHASEPGDRTDNLELSKHRANKVAEYLTLKGIPQDALVVRWHGERYPVASNASTRGRAKNRRVTLRLEKMKDTDTDNTAMTNKNEMMNKK, from the coding sequence ATGCGCATATTGCTATGTATTGTCGTAGGTTGTTGCTGTTGCCGGCTGTTTGCAGAAGAGGCACTAGTGACTTATACCAATGCAATTAACGCCAGCAGTTGGACATCTAAGCTTTCTGTATTTGAGTGCCGTATGGAGCATAGCGTACCTTACTATGGTCAGGCGGTATTCAGGACGAAAGCGGGAGAGTCGTCGAGGTTTTATCTGAACGCTCAATCGAGCCGTTTTAAAGCTGGTAAGGCTGAAGTGGTCTCCACCTCACCTGTTTGGATGGCTCAATCACAGTTGTCCAGCCTAGGTGATGTTGCGGTTAAACGCGGGCGCAGACCATTATGGATCGGCACTAAAAAGACAGAAAAAATGCTCTCCGAGCTAAATCGAGGTAAAGATATCGAATTCATGCGCGATGCTTGGTACGAAAATGAAACTGAAAAGCCTATGCGTTTAGTCGTAGGTACCATCGGCTTTCGCGAAGAGTATCGTAAATACCTTAAATGCTTAGCGGGGCTATTGCCTGCTAACTTTGATCAACTGCGCCGTACTTCTCTTTATTTTGAGCCAGGCATACCGGTGGAGTCTGGCAAGCTAACACGAGCCAATATGCGCGTGTTAGATAAGGTATTAATGCTAGTGAAGCATGATAGTGAGATTAATCGCTTTTATATCGACGGCCATGCTTCTGAGCCGGGAGATCGAACGGATAACCTAGAGCTTTCTAAACATCGAGCGAATAAAGTGGCCGAGTATTTGACTCTTAAAGGTATTCCGCAAGATGCCCTGGTGGTGCGTTGGCACGGAGAGCGTTATCCGGTTGCGTCTAACGCGAGTACGCGGGGGCGAGCTAAAAATCGCAGAGTAACATTGCGTTTGGAAAAAATGAAAGATACCGATACTGACAATACCGCGATGACGAATAAAAATGAGATGATGAATAAAAAATAG
- the pyrC gene encoding dihydroorotase, whose amino-acid sequence MAETITITAPDDWHIHLRDKESLKYTVPDAAMSFERAIVMPNLVPPVTNALHALAYRDRICQHIPEGVSFTPLMVLYLTDNTDAQTIADAKAAGVVACKLYPAGATTNSDSGVTDIAKISKALEAMEEHNMLLLVHGEVTDSHIDIFDREAAFIEQRMKGIIRSYPGLKVVFEHITTEDAVSFVAESGANIAATITAHHLMFNRNHMLVGGIRPHYYCLPVLKRNRHQQALVKAATQGGESFFLGTDSAPHAKSAKESACGCAGSYTAFAAMEMYAEVFDQADALDKLEAFASLNGPSFYGLEPNKTTITLEKTPWHVPESFDYLGEKLVPIKAGEMLNWQIVR is encoded by the coding sequence ATGGCCGAAACTATCACAATTACAGCACCTGACGACTGGCATATACACCTTAGGGATAAGGAATCGCTCAAATACACAGTTCCAGATGCAGCGATGTCTTTTGAGCGCGCGATTGTCATGCCAAACCTGGTTCCTCCGGTAACGAATGCTCTACATGCTCTAGCTTATAGGGATCGTATCTGCCAGCATATTCCAGAAGGTGTCAGTTTCACGCCATTGATGGTGCTCTACCTCACTGATAACACGGATGCACAAACAATTGCCGATGCTAAAGCTGCTGGTGTAGTAGCGTGCAAGCTTTATCCAGCTGGAGCTACCACCAATTCAGACTCTGGAGTAACGGACATCGCTAAGATAAGCAAAGCTCTTGAGGCGATGGAAGAGCACAACATGCTGTTGTTGGTGCACGGTGAAGTGACGGACTCTCATATCGATATTTTTGATCGTGAAGCCGCATTTATTGAACAACGTATGAAAGGGATAATTCGCAGCTACCCAGGCTTGAAGGTGGTGTTTGAACATATTACAACCGAGGACGCTGTCAGTTTTGTTGCCGAGTCCGGAGCCAATATCGCAGCTACAATTACGGCTCATCATTTAATGTTCAACCGCAATCATATGCTGGTCGGTGGCATTCGTCCTCATTATTATTGCCTGCCTGTTCTAAAACGTAATCGCCATCAGCAAGCCCTTGTTAAGGCAGCAACCCAGGGTGGGGAATCCTTTTTCCTAGGTACCGACTCAGCACCACATGCTAAGAGTGCCAAAGAATCCGCTTGTGGCTGCGCAGGCAGCTATACGGCATTTGCCGCTATGGAAATGTATGCCGAGGTATTTGACCAAGCCGATGCTCTTGATAAGTTAGAAGCCTTCGCAAGCCTGAATGGCCCAAGTTTTTACGGGCTAGAACCGAACAAGACTACTATTACATTAGAAAAAACACCTTGGCATGTGCCAGAGTCCTTCGACTATCTTGGCGAGAAGCTAGTCCCCATTAAAGCGGGCGAAATGTTGAATTGGCAAATAGTGCGTTAG
- the rnt gene encoding ribonuclease T, whose amino-acid sequence MTNTPEPEKSLIAKRFRGFLPVAIDVETGGFNSTTDALLEIAAVTLKMDDDGILTRNETFNFHVEPFNGANIEQSALEFTGIDLDNRETVPEHIAMDEIFKAVRKEVKSAGCNRAILIGHNAHFDLGFLNAASNRCQIKRNPFHPFSCFDTATLSGVVFGHTVLAKACTLAGFEFSNKEAHSAAYDAEKTADLFCLIVNKWKDLGGWPITVEE is encoded by the coding sequence GTGACAAATACTCCTGAACCAGAAAAATCACTCATAGCAAAACGATTTCGTGGCTTTTTACCTGTAGCTATAGATGTTGAGACAGGTGGATTCAACTCGACTACTGATGCTTTACTTGAGATAGCTGCAGTCACCCTAAAAATGGATGACGACGGAATACTAACGCGAAATGAAACATTTAACTTCCACGTTGAACCCTTTAATGGCGCAAACATTGAACAATCAGCTCTTGAGTTTACCGGCATTGATTTGGATAACCGCGAAACTGTGCCAGAACATATCGCTATGGATGAGATATTTAAAGCTGTTCGCAAAGAAGTAAAAAGTGCTGGCTGTAATCGCGCCATACTGATCGGACACAACGCTCACTTTGATTTGGGGTTTTTAAATGCGGCTTCTAATCGTTGCCAGATCAAACGCAATCCATTTCACCCCTTCTCATGCTTTGACACGGCGACTCTGTCTGGCGTTGTTTTTGGCCACACAGTATTAGCCAAAGCTTGTACATTAGCGGGCTTTGAGTTTAGCAACAAAGAGGCTCATTCCGCTGCTTATGACGCTGAAAAGACAGCCGATTTATTTTGTTTAATTGTCAATAAGTGGAAAGACTTGGGCGGTTGGCCAATTACAGTAGAAGAGTAA
- a CDS encoding peroxiredoxin, translating to MAVLVGKPAPDFTAPAVLASGEIVDEFNFAEVTKGKKAVVFFYPLDFTFVCPSELLAFDHRMAEFEKRGVVVIGVSIDSHFSHNAWRNTAINDGGIGAVKYPLVADMMHEICKAYDVESEGGVAFRGSFLIDEEGIVQHQVVNNLPLGRNVDEMIRMVDALAFHQEHGEVCPAGWQEGDKGMDASPEGVAAYLSENADKL from the coding sequence ATGGCTGTATTAGTTGGAAAACCAGCTCCTGATTTTACTGCACCTGCAGTATTGGCTAGTGGAGAAATTGTTGACGAATTTAACTTTGCTGAAGTAACTAAAGGCAAAAAAGCTGTCGTATTCTTCTACCCATTAGACTTTACCTTTGTGTGCCCATCTGAGCTATTAGCTTTTGATCACCGTATGGCTGAATTTGAAAAGCGTGGCGTAGTTGTTATCGGGGTTTCTATCGACTCGCACTTTTCGCACAATGCATGGCGCAACACCGCCATTAACGACGGTGGTATCGGTGCTGTTAAATACCCATTAGTTGCAGATATGATGCATGAAATTTGTAAAGCTTACGATGTTGAGTCTGAAGGTGGTGTTGCTTTCCGCGGTTCTTTCTTGATTGACGAAGAGGGAATTGTTCAGCATCAAGTAGTTAATAACTTACCTTTGGGGCGTAATGTTGACGAAATGATCCGTATGGTCGATGCACTTGCGTTTCACCAAGAGCACGGTGAGGTATGCCCAGCAGGTTGGCAAGAAGGTGATAAAGGTATGGACGCATCACCAGAAGGTGTTGCCGCTTACTTGTCTGAAAATGCTGACAAACTATAA
- a CDS encoding bacterioferritin-associated ferredoxin, with the protein MYVCLCKGVTDSQIREAVNNGAESMRAVREQLDVSSQCGKCACHVRDLVKDALEGPSTNKSSYYQVA; encoded by the coding sequence ATGTACGTTTGTCTTTGTAAAGGTGTGACAGATTCACAAATTCGTGAAGCAGTAAATAACGGCGCAGAAAGTATGAGGGCTGTACGTGAGCAGCTTGATGTCTCCAGCCAATGTGGGAAATGCGCTTGCCACGTTCGCGACTTAGTTAAAGACGCCTTGGAAGGCCCCTCTACAAACAAATCCTCCTACTATCAGGTGGCCTAA
- the bfr gene encoding bacterioferritin, whose product MKGDAKVIEFLNKALGNELIAINQYFLHSRMYKDWGLKELADHEYEESIDEMKHADVLIERILFLEGIPNLQQLGKLLIGENTKEMLECDLQLELKAIPDLRDAIEYCESVRDYVSRDIFQKILDSEEEHVDWIETQLSLIDKIGLENYLQSKMAN is encoded by the coding sequence ATGAAAGGCGACGCTAAGGTTATCGAATTTCTAAATAAGGCATTAGGTAACGAACTTATTGCAATCAACCAATACTTCCTGCATTCGCGTATGTATAAAGACTGGGGCTTAAAAGAGCTAGCAGATCACGAATATGAGGAGAGCATCGATGAAATGAAGCATGCTGACGTCCTTATCGAGCGCATTTTATTCCTTGAAGGCATCCCCAACTTACAACAACTCGGTAAGTTGCTGATCGGTGAGAATACCAAAGAGATGCTGGAATGCGATCTTCAACTCGAACTTAAAGCCATCCCAGATCTGCGAGATGCCATAGAGTACTGTGAATCAGTGCGAGACTATGTGTCTCGAGATATATTTCAGAAGATTCTCGACAGCGAAGAAGAGCACGTGGACTGGATTGAGACACAGTTGAGCTTGATTGATAAGATTGGTTTAGAAAATTACCTACAATCTAAAATGGCCAACTAA
- a CDS encoding serine/threonine-protein kinase — translation MSLNIPGYKILRTLGRGGMATVYLAVQEIFEREVALKVMSKALAEDPNFGQRFFREAKIVSKLVHPNIVTVHDVGMHDGYCYLSMEYIDGKDLKHVGRRLSLREKMEMIKDITKALDYAGGKGYVHRDIKPENIMFHSSDGRAVLMDFGIARTAESDTMVTQVGTAIGTPHYMSPEQAKGKNVDSRSDIYSLGVVFYKVLAGKVPYDAESAVAIGIKHITEPVPTLPKIYAGLQPILDQMMAKDVNKRYQNAKALMADLESIDIDTIEHAATFALQASVARSNADEEMTTLSHTGDEKAEAFEVDDDHISMVDAFPDYNVANENLNDEKKAVLPWFVAAIFVMSVIVVFTHFKKPELFEPWLSHVMGETAIVSDGQQQQNVGQNPNNVNSTPKLAAASPALSDPTSTYNDPTLLPPLYEPDEPIIPSSDETSSANVGEEIVTDNVTNVVDDAGLAANLEQEKQAQIAALSNKINQLAEAYTSDDIYLSEIVSTFRKIMALVPPEHAAVERFAAFKQSEIDRLMLHASKNGSSTQLDTRIKQLQSLFPEEDEVVFTDIKDLAKKRKRVMSLILEAEAYLNQNNITKPVGRNALDSYEKALALDAENEQALEGKKQISRRLSNLAEKRYKNNKASEALKLIENALNIDADNQHAKRIRTDIMSTVDRETTIAKLLASADSKIAKKELFSPSEKAAFHDLQSVLRLDPDNATAKDELERVVDELSAKIWQLVGDEQYLQAKEAMRAPLTEFGDHERVKSLALALDEVIGEKIINAQPKIGGMTIRREPIESVNGEYSKVAANDRTIFLGFRYENFQTTTTVIQAVLMDGGKQVQIAQVPVVLEGTEGESIFRIDRPVDGFPAGVYSIEMRLGSETLNSSIFKVE, via the coding sequence ATGTCGCTGAATATTCCTGGATATAAAATTCTTCGTACTCTTGGCCGTGGTGGTATGGCGACTGTATATCTTGCGGTACAAGAAATCTTTGAGCGCGAAGTCGCGCTTAAAGTGATGTCGAAGGCTTTAGCTGAAGATCCCAATTTTGGCCAGCGTTTTTTTCGTGAGGCAAAAATTGTGAGTAAGCTGGTGCATCCCAATATCGTGACGGTTCACGATGTTGGAATGCATGACGGCTATTGCTATCTCTCAATGGAATATATAGATGGCAAAGACTTAAAGCATGTGGGGCGGCGCTTAAGTCTGCGCGAAAAAATGGAAATGATTAAGGATATAACCAAGGCCCTGGATTACGCCGGTGGTAAAGGCTATGTGCATCGCGATATAAAGCCAGAAAACATTATGTTCCATTCGTCGGATGGGCGTGCCGTACTTATGGATTTCGGTATCGCACGCACAGCGGAGTCCGATACCATGGTGACTCAAGTTGGCACTGCGATTGGCACACCTCACTATATGAGCCCGGAGCAAGCGAAGGGCAAAAATGTAGATTCTCGTTCTGATATTTATAGTTTAGGCGTAGTGTTTTATAAAGTGTTGGCTGGAAAAGTACCATATGATGCTGAGTCCGCCGTAGCTATTGGTATTAAACACATTACCGAGCCTGTTCCGACACTCCCTAAAATATATGCAGGTCTGCAGCCTATCCTCGATCAGATGATGGCGAAGGATGTGAATAAACGTTATCAGAACGCTAAAGCATTAATGGCCGACTTAGAAAGCATCGATATTGATACCATTGAGCATGCAGCCACGTTTGCTCTACAAGCGTCGGTGGCTCGTAGCAATGCAGACGAGGAAATGACAACTCTTAGCCATACTGGTGATGAGAAGGCTGAGGCTTTTGAAGTCGATGATGACCACATTAGTATGGTGGATGCTTTTCCTGACTACAATGTTGCCAATGAAAACCTGAACGATGAAAAGAAAGCTGTTCTGCCTTGGTTTGTAGCCGCTATATTTGTTATGTCGGTGATAGTGGTTTTTACCCATTTTAAAAAGCCTGAACTATTCGAGCCCTGGTTGAGTCACGTAATGGGTGAGACAGCGATTGTCTCTGACGGACAACAACAGCAGAACGTAGGTCAAAATCCAAATAATGTTAATTCAACTCCCAAGCTGGCGGCTGCTTCTCCTGCACTAAGTGACCCCACTTCGACATATAATGATCCGACTTTATTGCCACCTTTATACGAGCCTGACGAGCCGATTATCCCCTCAAGTGATGAAACAAGCAGCGCTAATGTAGGCGAGGAAATTGTTACTGATAACGTAACTAACGTAGTGGATGATGCCGGGTTGGCGGCTAACCTCGAACAGGAGAAACAAGCACAAATAGCGGCGTTAAGTAACAAGATAAATCAACTAGCAGAAGCTTATACGAGCGATGATATTTACTTAAGTGAGATTGTTTCAACGTTTCGTAAAATTATGGCATTAGTACCGCCTGAGCATGCGGCGGTTGAACGATTTGCTGCATTTAAGCAAAGTGAGATCGATAGATTAATGCTACATGCGAGTAAGAATGGAAGTTCCACACAGCTAGATACACGCATTAAACAACTGCAATCACTTTTTCCTGAAGAGGACGAGGTAGTTTTTACTGATATAAAAGACCTTGCAAAAAAACGAAAACGAGTGATGAGTTTAATTCTAGAAGCTGAAGCGTATTTAAATCAGAATAATATTACTAAACCTGTTGGTCGTAACGCACTTGATAGTTATGAAAAAGCCCTTGCTCTCGACGCTGAAAACGAACAAGCGCTAGAAGGTAAAAAACAAATCTCAAGACGTTTATCCAACTTGGCAGAAAAACGTTATAAAAACAATAAAGCCAGTGAAGCGTTAAAGCTGATTGAAAACGCATTAAATATCGATGCGGATAATCAACATGCCAAACGTATAAGAACAGACATTATGTCCACTGTGGACAGGGAAACAACTATTGCCAAGTTACTGGCCAGCGCAGATTCAAAAATTGCTAAAAAGGAACTATTTTCTCCTTCAGAGAAAGCCGCTTTTCATGATTTACAGAGCGTTCTCAGATTAGACCCTGATAACGCCACAGCAAAAGACGAGCTGGAAAGAGTTGTCGACGAACTATCCGCTAAAATATGGCAGTTGGTGGGCGATGAGCAGTATCTACAAGCAAAAGAAGCGATGCGTGCTCCATTGACTGAATTTGGCGATCATGAGCGAGTGAAGTCTCTTGCTCTGGCTCTCGACGAAGTTATTGGTGAAAAAATTATTAATGCTCAGCCCAAGATTGGTGGTATGACAATTAGGCGTGAGCCAATTGAAAGTGTTAACGGCGAGTATTCAAAAGTAGCAGCCAATGACCGTACAATATTTTTAGGTTTTCGTTACGAAAATTTTCAAACCACAACGACTGTCATCCAAGCAGTCTTAATGGATGGCGGCAAGCAAGTTCAAATAGCCCAAGTGCCTGTTGTTTTAGAGGGTACAGAGGGTGAATCTATATTTCGTATTGATCGTCCTGTGGATGGTTTTCCCGCTGGTGTTTATTCAATTGAAATGCGTCTCGGTTCTGAAACATTGAACTCCTCGATTTTCAAGGTAGAATAG
- the grxD gene encoding Grx4 family monothiol glutaredoxin encodes MDIMDTIKKQIEENPIILYMKGSPNAPQCGFSQRATQAIMACGQRFAYVDILSNPDIRTNLPKYANWPTFPQLWVNGELVGGCDIITEMYENGELKTLIDSVDIESSDNNS; translated from the coding sequence ATGGACATCATGGATACTATCAAGAAACAAATCGAAGAAAACCCTATCATCCTTTACATGAAAGGGTCTCCAAATGCCCCCCAGTGCGGTTTTTCACAAAGAGCTACCCAAGCAATTATGGCGTGCGGCCAGCGCTTTGCCTATGTTGATATTCTATCTAACCCTGATATCCGAACTAACTTACCAAAGTACGCAAATTGGCCAACCTTTCCACAGCTTTGGGTAAATGGTGAATTAGTCGGTGGCTGTGACATTATTACTGAGATGTATGAAAATGGTGAACTCAAAACACTAATCGATTCAGTCGATATTGAAAGCTCTGATAACAATTCATAA
- a CDS encoding acetylornithine transaminase encodes MSGSALINTYGERDITLVRGDGAYVWDSEGKRYLDAVAGIAVCGLGHNHPKVTDAICQQAKTLIHCSNLYNIEPQQRLGKALIDISGMDKVFFSNSGAEANEAAIKIARKYGQERGIGSPEIITTTGSFHGRTMATLTATGNPKVKQGFAPLLSGFTHVPYNNLAAVKEVANANTVAVMVEPVQGEGGVHVPDEDYLKDLRSLCDQNNWLLIIDEIQTGNGRTGKYFACQHSNVLPDVLTTAKGLGNGVPIGACLVQGAATDILQPGNHGSTFGGNPLATNTALAVVQTLIDDGLIKHAEDMGTFLKQAFTDRLEGNTHVKDIRGLGLMLGIELDHECSDLVSKATQRHLLINIAAGNTIRLLPPLIIDQQQAQVIIDTVCELIESL; translated from the coding sequence ATGTCAGGATCTGCGCTTATTAATACCTATGGTGAGCGAGACATCACGCTAGTCAGAGGCGACGGTGCCTATGTATGGGACAGCGAAGGTAAGCGCTATCTTGATGCCGTAGCCGGCATTGCCGTATGCGGTCTTGGCCATAATCATCCCAAAGTCACCGACGCAATTTGTCAACAAGCCAAAACCCTTATCCACTGTTCTAATTTGTACAATATCGAACCTCAACAGCGACTGGGAAAAGCGCTTATCGATATATCAGGTATGGACAAAGTCTTCTTTTCTAACTCAGGCGCAGAAGCCAATGAGGCAGCAATAAAGATTGCTCGTAAATACGGCCAAGAGCGCGGTATCGGATCACCCGAGATCATCACCACCACCGGGAGCTTTCATGGCAGAACAATGGCGACGCTAACCGCCACCGGCAATCCAAAAGTTAAGCAAGGATTTGCTCCCCTACTCTCAGGCTTTACACACGTTCCCTATAACAATCTAGCGGCAGTCAAAGAAGTCGCCAATGCTAATACTGTGGCAGTTATGGTGGAACCGGTGCAAGGCGAAGGCGGTGTTCATGTGCCAGATGAAGACTATCTCAAAGATTTACGCTCACTCTGCGACCAGAATAACTGGCTTCTAATTATCGATGAGATTCAAACAGGTAATGGCCGCACAGGTAAGTATTTCGCCTGTCAGCACAGCAATGTGCTACCCGACGTTCTCACCACAGCAAAGGGTTTGGGGAATGGCGTTCCTATCGGCGCATGCCTGGTACAAGGAGCTGCGACCGATATTTTGCAACCAGGTAATCATGGCTCTACTTTTGGTGGTAATCCTTTAGCCACTAATACCGCTTTGGCTGTAGTGCAAACACTAATCGATGACGGCCTCATTAAGCATGCCGAGGATATGGGTACCTTCCTAAAGCAAGCTTTCACAGACCGCCTGGAAGGCAATACACATGTGAAAGATATTCGGGGCTTAGGCCTGATGCTGGGTATCGAATTAGATCACGAATGCAGTGATCTAGTGAGTAAAGCAACACAACGTCATTTACTTATTAACATAGCGGCGGGCAATACCATTAGGTTGCTCCCCCCTCTAATTATTGATCAGCAACAAG